Part of the Kitasatospora sp. NBC_00374 genome is shown below.
CAGCCCACGGCAACCCGCCCGGCCACCCTGGAGGACGTCGCGCGCGTCGCCGGCGTCTCCCGGTCCACCGTCTCCCGGGTCGTCAACGGCGTCCGCAACGTCGACCCCGCCATCCAGGAGACCGTCCGGCAGGCCGTCGCCGCCACCGGATACGTGCCCAACAGCGCCGCCCGCTCGCTGGTCACCCGGCGCGCGGACACCGTGGCACTGATCGTCTCCGGCGCCGGTGCGACCGGCGGCGACGGAATGCTGTTCACCGACCCCTTCTTCGGCCGGATCGTCAGCGGCGTGCTCGGCGGGCTGCGACCCCTCGGCATGCATCCCGTGCTGATGCTCGCCGACGACGACACCTCCCGCGAGCAGGCCGTCGCCTACCTGCGGCGCGGCAGCGCGGACGGCGCCCTGCTGGTGTCCACCCACGCCGGCGACCCGCTGCCCGCCCTGCTCGCCGAGGCCGGCCTGCCCGCCGTCCTGTTCGGCCGGCCCACCGGCCCGCTGCCGCTCAGCTACGTCGACCTGGCCAACCACGACGGTGCCCGGCTGGCCGCCGACCACCTCGCCGCCCGCGGCTGCCGACGCGTCGTCACCGTCGCCGGCCCCCACTCGCTGCCCGCCGGACAGGACCGGCTGGCCGGCTTCCGGGAGGCGATGGCCCGGCACGGACAGCCCTGGGCACCCGCCGTGTCCGGCGACTTCACCCTGCACGGCGGCACCGAGGCGATGACCCGGCTGCTCGCCGAACACCCCGACCTGGACGGCGTGTTCGCCGCCAACGACCTGATGGCCCAGGGCGCGCTGGCCGTCCTGCGCGAACACGGCCGCCGGGTGCCCGGGGACGTCGCCGTGGTCGGCTTCGACGACAGCAGCGCCGCCACCTCCGCCCACCCCCGGCTCACCACCGTCCGCCAGCCGGTCGAGGAGATGGCCGAGCGGATGACCACCCTGCTGCTCGACCGGATCGAGCAGCCCGGTGAGCGGCCGACCTCGGTGCTGTTCGAACCACGGCTGGTGGTACGGGAGTCCGCCTGAGTCAGCCGGTGGCCCCGGCCGCCCCTCCCGTCCCTCCCGCCCCGTCTGCCCCTCCCGCCGACAGCAGGAGTTGGCGCAGGACCTGGTCGGCGTCCTCGTCCAGGGTGGTACCGATGTGGCGCAGCTCCGCGCACCGCTCGGCGTCGGCGTCGGCCGCCAGCGCGGCGGCCCAGGCCCGCTTCCGCTCGTCCGGCACCCCGGACGTCTCGTTGAACAGCGCGTACAGCGCGTACCAGCGGACGTCCTCGTCGTCGTCCCCGCTCAGCCGCAGGAGGGCGTCGACGACCCGCTCCTCGGTCCGGTCCGGGTCCGCCACGGACGGGAGCGCGGCCGCGACCCCGAACCTGACCGGCCAGTCCTCGTGGCCGGCGTACCCGAGCACGGTGTCGAGCGTCTCGTGGGCGCAGTGGTAGCCGAAGGTCGAGATCGTCCATCGCAGGACCTGCGGGTCCGGTTCGTCCCGCATCGCGCGCCGCAGGAGCCGGACCGTCTCGGTGGTGAACGGACGCCGGCCGTCCTGGTCCTGCGGGCCGAGCTCGCGCAGGACCAGGACGCCCAGCCGCCGCTGCACGGGCTCCGCACAGGACAGCAGGCGGGCCGCCCGGTCGAAGACCTCGCGGGTCGGCCGCCTGTGCAGGGCCACCAGGAAGGGCACGGGGGCGTCGTCCTCGTTCTCCTGCCCGGCCAGCGCCCCGGCGAACAGCTCGTCCGCGGTCACGGCACCCGGGTCGTGCACCACCCCGCCCCTCTCGTCCGTACGTCCGGCGCCAGAGCCTACGCGGTGGGGGTGCCGCGGTCGTAGGTGAGGAACAGCGGGCCGTTCTCGAGCACGGTGTGCTCGCTGAGGTGCCAGCCGGTCGGGTCGAAGGCGGCCCCCCGGGAGAAGAGCGGGATGCCGTTGCCGATCGTCAGCGGGCTGAGCTTGACGACCAGCCGGTCGATCTCGCCGAACAGTGCCGCGGCCAGTTCTCCGCCGCCGACCAGCCAGATGTCCTTGCCGTCCTGCTGCTTCAGCTCACGCACCGTCTCCACCGGGTCCCCGGCGACCAGCTCGACGCCCGGGTCCGGGCTCTCGGCGAGGGTGCGGGAGAAGACCAGGTGACGCAGGTGCGGATAGGCGTTGGCGAGGCCGACCTTCAGGCCGATCTCGTAGGTGCGGCGCCCTTCGAGGACGGTGTCGAAGTGGGTGCCCTCGGCCGTCACGCCCAGCGCGGCCCGGGCCGGGGCGGGCAGGGTCTCCGGGTACTCGGTGACCAGGTGCTGCACGTAGGACTCGGTGATCGGCCAGAAGCCGTCCGGCCCGGTGGGGTCGGCACCGTCCGGACCGGCGATGAATCCGTCGAGGGAGGAGGCGATGAAGTACACGAGCTTGCGCAACGGAGGCCCTTCGAAGATCGGTCGGCGGGGGTGCACGACTTGTGGCGCACGTGTCGTTCGCACGCGGCCCTGCCGACCCCCCGGTACCTCCATGATCACCGATCGGCCGCCGGGGAGCAATGCCCGTGCACGAAGAGTCGCCGCGGGCCCGGAGAGGCCTCCGTTGCCGGGCCGGCCGACCCCACCGGGTGGACTGAGGGGTGCTGCCGCGCTGACAGCACCCCTCACTTCGGGCCGGGCCGGGTCCCTCCCGCGCTCAGGCCAGTCGGCCCCCGGCGAGGCCGAAGGCCATGCCGGACTCCTGGCGGGCCGTCAGCTCGGCGAACACCCGGGGGTGCCCCGCCTCCGCGCCCGGCACCGGCTGGCAGCCGAGGCGGGCGGTCAGCCGGGCCAGGGCGCCGGTGAGCCAGGCCGGATCGCCGAGGAACGGGGTGCCGGTGCTGCTGTGGTACTGCCAGGTGCCCAGGCAGGCGGCTGCGGCGAGCAGGATCGCGTAGCGCTCGGCGAGGGCGTGGGCGGCCGGGGTGTCCGGGTCCCCGCCCGGCGAGGTCTCGGCGAGGTCCCGCTCCAGCTCGCGCAGCTCGTCGGCCAGTTGGGCGCAGAGTGCGCCGAGGACCGGCTCCGCCCGCAGGTCCGCGGCGGCTGCCGGCAGGGTCGCCAGGAGCGGGTCGGCCGGGTCGGCTCCGGCGAGCTGGGCGAAGTCGAGGCCGGGCAGGACGCCGTCCGGGACGAAGAGTCCGACGGACGGGTCCGCGGGAAGGGTCAGGGACAGCGGCTCCGCGGGCCTGGCGCCACCGCTCTGCAGCAGTCGGAGGGCGGACAGGTCCCGCAGGTGCTTCTGGAAGATGCCGTGCGGGCCCTCCCGGAGGAAGGACCGCGCACCCAGCAGGACGGTCAGTGCGCCCGCGGCCTCCTGGGTCAGCCGCGGCAGCAGCGAGCGGGCGGCCGCCGTGTACGCGCCGCTGCGGCGGGGCAGCAGGTGCAGGGCCCGGCAGACCGCGCCGGCCAGCGAGTCGACGGTCAGCAGGTCCAGGTAGACGCCGGTGAGGGCGGCCCGGGCGTGCGGCAGGTCGGACACCGTGCGCTGGTAGAGCCGCCGCCCGACGGCGAACTCCGTGACCGTGCGCAGTTGCTGGTCGAGGGTCCCGACGGTGGCGCCGGCCAGCACCGCCCCCGCGACCCCCGCGGCCGGGCCGGGGCCTGCCGGGCCGCCGAGCAGGGCGGTGGCGGGGACTCGGCAGTTCCGGAACTCCACGCCGCCGAGGTACGCGGTCCGCAGGCCGACGGTCCGGTGGCGGGGCAGGAAGCGCAGCCCCGCACGCGGCACGGTGTCCAGGTCCAGCAGCAGCGTCTTTGGCCGGTCGTCGCGCCGGACCGGCAGCACGGCCAGCTCGGCCCGGGCGAGGTTGTTGACCATGGTCTGACGCCCGTTCAGGACGGACTCCGTGCCGAGCCGGGAGGCGAGGACGTCCTCGCCCGCGAGCCCGGGTGCGGCGATCCGGCCGCCGCTCAGCAGCACCGCCGCAGCCCGGGCCCGCTGTTCGGGGCTGCCGGCCGACCAGACGGCGAGCGCCCCGGCCGGACTGCCCGCGCCGTGTCCGAGCGCGAGGGCGGCGTCGCGCCGGAACAGCGGACGCAGCAGTGCGGCCAGCCGGTCGGCCCGGTCGAGGCGGCCGCCGAGTTCGACGGGGACGAGCTCGGCACCCAGCCCGTAGGCGTCGAGCAGGCGTTCACCCGCCGGGAGCGGGGTGCCGCGGTCGTCGGCGCGGAGGAAGGCGGCGAACCCGAGCGGGTTGTCCTGGTCGTTGGGATCACCCAGCAGGTTCTCCAGCGGTGCGAGGTCCTCGGGGCCGGGGTGACGGCGTTCCTCCGCCGCCGTGTCGAGGGTGCTCATGCGGGATCCTTCACCAAGGGGTAGCTCAGCAGGGAGGGCAGGTCTCCGGAGTCGTACTGGTCGAGGAGGACGGGCAGCAGACGTTCGAACACCTCGTCGGGCGGAGCGGGTCGGCCGGGCCGCAGCTGGGCCAGGAGCCTGACCAGGACGGCCTCCAGCCACAGTCCCCGGTGCCAGAGGCCGTCGTGGCCCGCGTGGCGGTCCCGGTTGCGCAGCCACAGGTGCAGGGCCGCCGACCCGGCGAAGCAGCGGGCGTACCGTTCGGCGAGCCCGAACGCGGGGGCGGGGACGTCGACCGGGGTCGGCCGGTGGGCGGCGAGGTCGGCGGCGAGCCGCTCGGCCTCGGCGCGGAGTTCCTGCGCCCGCCTGTCCAGGGAGGCCGGGACGGCTCCGGCGGCCGCGAGCGCGCTCAGTTCCTGCACCGCCGCGCCCAGGCCCTGGACCACACTGGAGCCGCCGCGCGAGAGCAGGGAGAGCCGGGTGCGGTCGAACCCGGGCAGCGTCCGGGTGAGCGTGGTGGCATCCGCCAGGCCGCCGTCGTCGACCGTTCCGGCCGCCAACTGCCGCGACAGCAGCGGGAACTGCGTGATCAGCGAGTGCAGGTTGACCAGTGTGTTGCCGTCGAAGATCCCGACGATCTGGTGGTCGCGCAGCACCTTCTGGTAGCGGCCGTGCTGCCCGTGACCGCCGGCCGACCGGTCGCGATCGATCGCCGCGTCACCGCCGGTCAGCTGGGCCTGCGCGCCGAGCACCGGACCGAGCCCGGCGATCAGTCCGTCGACGAGGGTCGGTACGAAGTACTTGGTGACGGCGGAGGTGACGGACAGTTCGTTGGTGAGGCCGTGGATGCTGCGGCTCGCCACCAGGGTCGTCGCCTCGGCGAGCAGGAGGTCCGCGTAGGACTGCGCGAGGAGCTGCCGGGCGCGGGGGCGGTCGAGGGCGGGGCGGTCGGAGGCGGGGCGGTCGGGGGCCGGGGAGCCGAGCGCGGACCGGAGGGACAGGGCGAGGGCGTTGTCCGCGGCGCCCAGGGAGAGCGAGGCACACAGCGTCCGGGTCAGCTGGAGGCTCTTGAGGACGATCTCCATCCCGCGGCCCTCGGAGCCGACCACCGCGCTCGCGGGGACGGGCGCGTCGGTGAAGGCGATCCCGCTGATGTCGGCGCCCCGGATGCCGTGCAGGGGTACGCCGGGCAGCGGCCGGTAGTGGGTGGGGTCCAGGCTGTGCTTGTCGATCATCAGCAGCGAGAATCCGAGCGGGCCGCCGGCGCCGCCGGTGCGGGTGAGGAGGCAGACCAGCCGGCCCCGGGTGGCGTTGTTGATCAGCCATTTCTCGCCGGTGACCAGGTAGCCCCCGTCAACGGGCCGGGCGGTGACCTCGCCGGCGAGCAGGTCGCTGCCGTGCTCGCGCTCGGTCAACCCCCAGGAGACCGGGGCGCCTTCGATCACCCGGTCGGCCAGGGCCCGGGCCTGGTCGGCGGTGCCGCCGACCCAGACGGAGACGGCCCCGAGGAAGGTCTTGCCGTGCGCGATGGCGACGGTCAGGTCGCGGCGGGCGATGGCGCGGACGAGTTGCAGGGCCGGTTCGAAGCTGTGCAGGTCGCCGCCGTGGGCGGCGGGGACGTAGTGCCGGGGCAGGCCGAGGGCGTCCAGCTCCCGGCAGATCTCCGCCGGGAACTCCTCGCGGGCGTCCAACTCCGCACAGCGGGCGTAGGAGAACAGGCGCCCCCCGTCGTCGGGATCGCCCATCCTGCGGTCGAAACGTAAGGCCAGGTCGTACGCGGTGTGCATGACGAAATTCCCCCTGATGCCATGTCGAGCGGTATCCCCCCTCGCCTGCCGGGGCGGTCCGGCAGCGGGGCGTTCGCGGATGCGAGGAAGGCGGTCACCGCGCAGTCCCCGTGCTCCTCGGAGCGAACGGGCCAGGTCAGGGGGCGCCGGTCCTGCGTTTGCCCCCCGGCGTGCCGATCCTGCGCGGACCGCTGTCGAGACTGCCACATCCCCCGCCGTCCTGTCCCGGCACAACTCGGTCCGAGTGATGACCAACTCACTTGCGGGAATAAGGTTTTGGATCGGACGGAACGGGGACGAAGTTCCCGCCGGGAAGGCCTCGCCACGGTATGTCCCCACCGCCTCACCGAGTGCAGCCGAAATGGTGCCGGGCCCTGTCTTTTAAGTGAGGTCTCAGGCCGCACCCAGCCCGCTCCCAGAGTGACCCCGGCGGTCAATTACGATCAACGGGTGCCAAGCCTCACCGGACTTCCGCTTCAGATCATCGCCGCCCTGCTGGCGGTCGCCGCCTTCGCCGCGACCATGTGGCTCTGGCCCAGACTCGGCGGGAGCGGCTGGAAGGCGTGGCTCGGGCGGCTCGGGGCGTTCTTCGGGACGCAGGTCGCCGTCCTGGTGGCGCTGGGCCTGGTGGCCAACGCGTACTTCGGCTTCTACACCACCTGGAGCGACCTGCTCGGCCTGGACGGCGCCCCCGGCCAGGTGGTGGACCACCAGCCGGGCGGCAAGGCCGTCAAAGTGACCGGCGAACAGAAGATGTACTCCTCGCAGGGGTCCACCACGGAGCGCGCCGGAAAGATCGAGAAGGTGGACATCACCGGCGAGGCCTCCGGGCTGAGCGGCGACGCGTTCGTCTACCTGCCGCCGCAGTACTTCCAGCCCGAGTACGCCGGCAGCCGGTTCCCGATGGCGCTGGTGCTGTCCGGCTACCCCGGTTCGGCGGAGAAGCTGATCACGCTGCTGAAGTACCCGGAGTCGGCGCTGCACGCGATCGAGGCCAAGCAGCTGCCGCCGACCGTCCTGGTGATGATGCGTCCGACGCCGTCGGGGGTCGGGAACCGGGACACCGAGTGCATGGACATCCCGAACGGCCCGCAGGTGGAGACCTTCTTCACGACCGACGTGCCGAAGGCGATGGCCGCCGGCTACCGGGTCTCCGACCGGCCCGAGGCGCGGGCGGTGCTGGGCGACTCCACCGGCGGCTACTGTGCGCTGAAGTTCGCGCTGCGCAAGCCCGACTCGTACCGCGCGGCGGTCTCGCTGTCCGGCTACTACGAGGCGCCGACCGATCCGACCACCGGTGACCTGTTCGGCGGCAGTGCGGATCTGAAGCGCGAGAACGACCTGACGTGGCGACTGGAGAACACCCCGCCCGCACCGGTCTCGCTGCTGCTCGCGACCAGCCTGGACGAGGAGAACTACAAGGAGACCCAGAAGATGGTCGCCTCGTTCAAGGCTCCGACCCAGCTGTCGACCATCACGCTGGACACCGGCGGGCACAACTTCCACACCTGGACCCGGGAGATCCCGCCCGCGATGGAGTGGCTCGGCCGGCGGATCGCTCCTCCGGTTCCGGGCGCCCACCCCGCCTGACGCTCCGCCAGGCGGTCGCACGGCAAGCCCCCGGCTGACGCACCGTCCCCCGGTGCCCCACGCCGGGGTCGGCCGCCGGGTCCGTTCCACCGGGGCCCGGCGGCCGGCCCCGGCCCGCGCAGATCCCACCACGCTCACAGAGAGTGTTCACGCCTCTCTCAGGAACGGCCGCGAGCGTATCGCCCATGACCACGACCAGTTCCGTTCCTCCGACCAGCGACCCGTGGCCCGAGGCTGCGAACTACCCGCCGCCGGCGCCGCCGGCCCGGGCCGCGGTCGTCGCCCCGTTCCCGCCCGTCGCCCTCCCCGAGCCCGGCCCGAAGGGCCCGCAGTCCTGGGCCGGACGGCTGCGTACGCTGCCGGCCCGCGCCTGGCGCGGCCGGCCCGACGACCCCCGCTGGGCCAGACCCGCGCTGCTCGGCCTGCTGGCCGCCACCGCGGCGCTGTACTTCTGGAACCTCAGCTCCTCCGGCTGGGCCAACGCCTTCTACTCCGCCGCCGTGCAGGCGGGCAGCGAGAGCTGGAAGGCCTTCTTCTACGGCTCCTCCGACGCGGCGAACTTCATCACCGTCGACAAGGCGCCGATGGCCCTGTGGCCGATGGCGCTCTCGGTCCGGATCTTCGGCCTCAGCTCGTGGAGCATCCTCGCCCCGCAGGTGCTGATGGCCGTCGCCACGGTCGGCACGGTGTACGCGACGGTGCGCCGCCGGTTCTCCCCGCTCGGCGGCCTGGTGGCGGGCGCGGCGCTGGCGCTCACCCCGGTCGCGGCGCTGATGTTCCGCTTCAACAACCCGGACGCGCTGCTGGTCCTGCTGCTGACCCTGGCCGCGTACGGCCTGGTCCGGGCCACCGAGACCGCGAGCACCCGGTGGCTGCTGTTCACCGGTGCGATGTTCGGCTTCGGGTTCCTCACCAAGACCCTCCAGGCCTTCCTGGTGCTGCCGGGCTTCGCCCTGGTCTACCTGGTGGTCGCCCCGACCTTGCTGTGGCGCCGGGTCCGTCAGCTGCTGCTGGCCGGGCTGGCGATGGTGGTGGCCGGCGGCTGGTGGGTGGCGATCGTCGAGCTGGTGCCGGCCTCGGCCCGGCCGTACATCGGCGGCTCGCAGGACAACGACTTCCTCTCGGTCACCTTCGGCTACAACGGCTTCGGCCGGCTCACCGGCGACGAGACCGGCAGCGTCGGCGGTGGTGGTGGCGGCCGGGGCGGGCAGGGCGGCGGCCAGTGGGGCAGCACCGGCATCACCCGGCTGCTCGACGGTGACATCGGCGGCCAGATCGCCTGGCTGCTGCCCGCCGCGCTGATCCTGCTCGCGGCCGGGCTGTGGGCCACCCGCCGCTACGGGCGGACGGACGGCGCCCGCACCGCGTTCCTGGTCTGGGGCAGCTGGCTGCTGGCCACCGGCCTGACCTTCAGCTTCATGTCGGGCATCTTCCACCAGTACTACACGGTGGCCCTCGCCCCGGCGGTCGCCGCCCTGGTCGGCATGGGCGTGGACGGCCTGTGGCGGGCCCGCGAGCGGATGCCGTACGCGGCGGTGCTGAGCGGCACGCTCGCGGTGACCGCCTGGTGGGCGTACGTCCTGCTCGGGCGCAGCAGTGAGTTCCTGCCGTGGCTGCGGTGGGCGGTGCTGGTCGGCGGCCTGGCCGCGGCGGTCGTGCTGCTGGTCGCCGGCCGGCTCTCCGGCGGACTCGGCGCCCGGGTCGCGGCGGTGGCCGGACTGGTGGCGCTGGCGGCCGCGTTGGGCGGCCCCGCGGCCTACGCGCTGGACACGGTCTCGACCGGGCACTCCGGCTCGATCGTCACGGCCGGTCCGCGGGTGCAGGGATCGAACGGTTTCGGCGGCCCCGGCGGCGGTCCCGGCGGGGGCGGGCAGGGCGGCGGCCGGATGATGCCTCCCGGCGCGGGGCAGGGCCAGAACGGTGGGACCGGCCGGAACGCGATGCCGGCCTTCCCGGGCGGCACGGCTCCGGGCCAGGGTCAGAACGGTCAGGGCCAGAACGGCATGCCCGGTCTCCCCGGCGGCGGCACCACCCGCGGCGACGGCCAGCGCGGCGGCATGGGCGGGGGCGGTATGGGCGGCCTGCTGAACGGTGCCCAGGTCAGCAGCGAGATGTCCGCCCTGCTGAAGCAGGACTCCGACGCGTACACCTGGGTGGCGGCGGCGGTCGGTTCGCAGAACCAGGCCAGCTACCAACTCGCCACGGGCAAGCCGGTGATGGCGCTGGGCGGCTTCAACGGGACCGACCCGTCGCTGAGCCTCGCGGCCTTCCAGCAGTACGTCGCGGAGGGCCGGATCCACTACTTCATCGGCGGTGGCGGCATGGGCGGTGGCGGTGGCATGGGCGGCGGCGCCTCCGGCAACGACTCCTCGAAGATCGCCACCTGGGTCGCGGCCACCTTCACGGCGAAGACGGTGGGCGGCACCACCGTCTACGACCTGACGGAGAAGTAGACCCTGCCAGTCGTATCAGCAGCCCGGCCCGTCGGAACTCCCCGGCGGGCCGGGCTCGCTCCCGCGTTCGCATCGCATCACTCGATGGTGTGACGTGGCGTCATATGCGTTCTCTGAGGCCTAACATGGCTCGTGTTCCAACCGAGCATGATTGACCCCGGCGGTGCTGGAACACCCCGGGGTCCGGCAACAGGAGCGACCCTGATGCGTGTCCATCGTAGCGCGCCCGAGCGCAATTTCACCGTACTGCCCAACAGCGTCCTGCAGGACCGGCGGCTGAGCTACACCGCCCGCGGCCTGCTCCACGACCTCCTCTCCCGCCCGGACGGCTGGCGCGAGGACGGCCGCCAGATGGCCGACTCCAGCCCGCAGGGCCGGGGCGCGATCCGCCGGGCGCTCAAGGAGCTGACCGAGGCCGGGTTCTACCGGGTCGACAAGGTGCGCCGGGCGGACGGCACCGTCCGCTCGG
Proteins encoded:
- a CDS encoding dihydrofolate reductase family protein, whose amino-acid sequence is MRKLVYFIASSLDGFIAGPDGADPTGPDGFWPITESYVQHLVTEYPETLPAPARAALGVTAEGTHFDTVLEGRRTYEIGLKVGLANAYPHLRHLVFSRTLAESPDPGVELVAGDPVETVRELKQQDGKDIWLVGGGELAAALFGEIDRLVVKLSPLTIGNGIPLFSRGAAFDPTGWHLSEHTVLENGPLFLTYDRGTPTA
- a CDS encoding glycosyltransferase family 39 protein → MTTTSSVPPTSDPWPEAANYPPPAPPARAAVVAPFPPVALPEPGPKGPQSWAGRLRTLPARAWRGRPDDPRWARPALLGLLAATAALYFWNLSSSGWANAFYSAAVQAGSESWKAFFYGSSDAANFITVDKAPMALWPMALSVRIFGLSSWSILAPQVLMAVATVGTVYATVRRRFSPLGGLVAGAALALTPVAALMFRFNNPDALLVLLLTLAAYGLVRATETASTRWLLFTGAMFGFGFLTKTLQAFLVLPGFALVYLVVAPTLLWRRVRQLLLAGLAMVVAGGWWVAIVELVPASARPYIGGSQDNDFLSVTFGYNGFGRLTGDETGSVGGGGGGRGGQGGGQWGSTGITRLLDGDIGGQIAWLLPAALILLAAGLWATRRYGRTDGARTAFLVWGSWLLATGLTFSFMSGIFHQYYTVALAPAVAALVGMGVDGLWRARERMPYAAVLSGTLAVTAWWAYVLLGRSSEFLPWLRWAVLVGGLAAAVVLLVAGRLSGGLGARVAAVAGLVALAAALGGPAAYALDTVSTGHSGSIVTAGPRVQGSNGFGGPGGGPGGGGQGGGRMMPPGAGQGQNGGTGRNAMPAFPGGTAPGQGQNGQGQNGMPGLPGGGTTRGDGQRGGMGGGGMGGLLNGAQVSSEMSALLKQDSDAYTWVAAAVGSQNQASYQLATGKPVMALGGFNGTDPSLSLAAFQQYVAEGRIHYFIGGGGMGGGGGMGGGASGNDSSKIATWVAATFTAKTVGGTTVYDLTEK
- a CDS encoding LacI family DNA-binding transcriptional regulator produces the protein MTDALQPTATRPATLEDVARVAGVSRSTVSRVVNGVRNVDPAIQETVRQAVAATGYVPNSAARSLVTRRADTVALIVSGAGATGGDGMLFTDPFFGRIVSGVLGGLRPLGMHPVLMLADDDTSREQAVAYLRRGSADGALLVSTHAGDPLPALLAEAGLPAVLFGRPTGPLPLSYVDLANHDGARLAADHLAARGCRRVVTVAGPHSLPAGQDRLAGFREAMARHGQPWAPAVSGDFTLHGGTEAMTRLLAEHPDLDGVFAANDLMAQGALAVLREHGRRVPGDVAVVGFDDSSAATSAHPRLTTVRQPVEEMAERMTTLLLDRIEQPGERPTSVLFEPRLVVRESA
- a CDS encoding HEAT repeat domain-containing protein, whose protein sequence is MHDPGAVTADELFAGALAGQENEDDAPVPFLVALHRRPTREVFDRAARLLSCAEPVQRRLGVLVLRELGPQDQDGRRPFTTETVRLLRRAMRDEPDPQVLRWTISTFGYHCAHETLDTVLGYAGHEDWPVRFGVAAALPSVADPDRTEERVVDALLRLSGDDDEDVRWYALYALFNETSGVPDERKRAWAAALAADADAERCAELRHIGTTLDEDADQVLRQLLLSAGGADGAGGTGGAAGATG
- a CDS encoding alpha/beta hydrolase — encoded protein: MPSLTGLPLQIIAALLAVAAFAATMWLWPRLGGSGWKAWLGRLGAFFGTQVAVLVALGLVANAYFGFYTTWSDLLGLDGAPGQVVDHQPGGKAVKVTGEQKMYSSQGSTTERAGKIEKVDITGEASGLSGDAFVYLPPQYFQPEYAGSRFPMALVLSGYPGSAEKLITLLKYPESALHAIEAKQLPPTVLVMMRPTPSGVGNRDTECMDIPNGPQVETFFTTDVPKAMAAGYRVSDRPEARAVLGDSTGGYCALKFALRKPDSYRAAVSLSGYYEAPTDPTTGDLFGGSADLKRENDLTWRLENTPPAPVSLLLATSLDEENYKETQKMVASFKAPTQLSTITLDTGGHNFHTWTREIPPAMEWLGRRIAPPVPGAHPA
- a CDS encoding acyl-CoA dehydrogenase family protein, with amino-acid sequence MHTAYDLALRFDRRMGDPDDGGRLFSYARCAELDAREEFPAEICRELDALGLPRHYVPAAHGGDLHSFEPALQLVRAIARRDLTVAIAHGKTFLGAVSVWVGGTADQARALADRVIEGAPVSWGLTEREHGSDLLAGEVTARPVDGGYLVTGEKWLINNATRGRLVCLLTRTGGAGGPLGFSLLMIDKHSLDPTHYRPLPGVPLHGIRGADISGIAFTDAPVPASAVVGSEGRGMEIVLKSLQLTRTLCASLSLGAADNALALSLRSALGSPAPDRPASDRPALDRPRARQLLAQSYADLLLAEATTLVASRSIHGLTNELSVTSAVTKYFVPTLVDGLIAGLGPVLGAQAQLTGGDAAIDRDRSAGGHGQHGRYQKVLRDHQIVGIFDGNTLVNLHSLITQFPLLSRQLAAGTVDDGGLADATTLTRTLPGFDRTRLSLLSRGGSSVVQGLGAAVQELSALAAAGAVPASLDRRAQELRAEAERLAADLAAHRPTPVDVPAPAFGLAERYARCFAGSAALHLWLRNRDRHAGHDGLWHRGLWLEAVLVRLLAQLRPGRPAPPDEVFERLLPVLLDQYDSGDLPSLLSYPLVKDPA
- a CDS encoding acyl-CoA dehydrogenase codes for the protein MSTLDTAAEERRHPGPEDLAPLENLLGDPNDQDNPLGFAAFLRADDRGTPLPAGERLLDAYGLGAELVPVELGGRLDRADRLAALLRPLFRRDAALALGHGAGSPAGALAVWSAGSPEQRARAAAVLLSGGRIAAPGLAGEDVLASRLGTESVLNGRQTMVNNLARAELAVLPVRRDDRPKTLLLDLDTVPRAGLRFLPRHRTVGLRTAYLGGVEFRNCRVPATALLGGPAGPGPAAGVAGAVLAGATVGTLDQQLRTVTEFAVGRRLYQRTVSDLPHARAALTGVYLDLLTVDSLAGAVCRALHLLPRRSGAYTAAARSLLPRLTQEAAGALTVLLGARSFLREGPHGIFQKHLRDLSALRLLQSGGARPAEPLSLTLPADPSVGLFVPDGVLPGLDFAQLAGADPADPLLATLPAAAADLRAEPVLGALCAQLADELRELERDLAETSPGGDPDTPAAHALAERYAILLAAAACLGTWQYHSSTGTPFLGDPAWLTGALARLTARLGCQPVPGAEAGHPRVFAELTARQESGMAFGLAGGRLA